In Nostoc edaphicum CCNP1411, a genomic segment contains:
- a CDS encoding DNA cytosine methyltransferase translates to MPDSQLLLKQRQAVEQFLMANEPTPLLLERVGGRNGLKYKPGHLPCNTILRCLRRAAPTHFTDHKGCNRSKFADIWLPDGTVKSLSIQGAAILQGFPSWYEFPKETATAGSIIGYSVPPSFAAQLFMSAQIILEGDEV, encoded by the coding sequence CAAGCGGTAGAACAATTTCTGATGGCTAACGAACCAACACCACTGCTACTAGAGAGAGTTGGAGGACGCAACGGACTGAAGTACAAACCCGGACATTTACCTTGCAACACTATCTTGCGATGCCTGCGGCGGGCTGCGCCTACGCACTTCACCGATCACAAAGGCTGCAACCGTAGTAAGTTCGCTGATATCTGGTTGCCGGATGGTACGGTCAAGTCTTTGTCTATCCAAGGTGCAGCCATTTTGCAAGGATTTCCGTCCTGGTATGAGTTCCCAAAAGAGACTGCTACGGCGGGGTCAATCATTGGTTACTCTGTACCACCCAGTTTTGCCGCGCAGTTATTCATGTCGGCACAAATTATTTTGGAAGGAGACGAAGTATGA
- a CDS encoding TIGR02921 family PEP-CTERM protein has translation MKLFWNTSFYGIFWIWNLTFLMLVYIGILPYVGVPLFQATLTGDIPSEFSLTLVTLIAIPTISSIIGGWRFTKQPLQLIRLFYGIEAPLFLLCLLRLFVIRELTSASSQILITMGVCIAAFTGELFWGYADRRKSGLQWAQMLAHTLMLVFGIYAGAVLLFYALPLAVFLLQEFLKFAWLKLLWDVLYHSAFVGGLFIIIPWLAIVSFSATLFIAMPSALTAMYVHSGAKILRAFASEHGKNKTFAGAGAVIVAFAVTFVSLQQQPQVLAFSLLANAPTNDSDRQTLVAKSEQIRTGLVNAYLSSYRYLSSKQENNHISAMYHHLLGLDKSATDGLQATYNFLMSPFLYNGSDKDTAKAEKLYADFFDTPLQKAEKTAVSHAVQSTFNEQEVKAGLLNINEKKVLLVSQEVTVKEHGDWADVELYEIYKNQTQEVQEVFYSFSLPESAVITGLWLGDTNKLDQRFPFVVSPRGAAQKVYNSQVRRSRPIDPALLEQVGPRHYRLRAFPIPPKNVQQIQGQPPLPTEMHLWLTYKVLGQDLGWEMPDLGERRNIFWTNQTKRIRNGKEIGLKDDAWLEKFIRASGKVQPVLHEVNLESGYKILAKPLSSQDYTLPKVQRVAVVLDTSRSMGEHIKELLQTLSWLKQHSFADNDLTNNDADLYLSVSPGAAPKRLDNLQQFQPEKVAFYGTIQPQEMLTQFNNLRGDTAYDVVLLLTDEGSYELSKNNKTVPNTPAPLWMLHLGGLPGAYNDGMIKLLQDSGGGVAVNISEVLQRIATKSVLGNSVVSVVNGYAWYLQTLDTAIASSNQQDDFLPLAARQLILGLSKKVTLDNLKGLDAIHGVAKKYKIVSPYSSMLVLVNDEQRRLLKEAEAQSDRFDRKVENGKENLSKPVNPLKVSVPEASGGWFLGVSAIALFILVKRRR, from the coding sequence GTGAAATTATTTTGGAATACAAGTTTTTATGGAATTTTTTGGATCTGGAATCTGACATTTTTAATGTTAGTTTACATAGGGATATTGCCATACGTAGGCGTACCATTATTTCAGGCAACCTTAACAGGTGATATCCCATCTGAATTTTCTTTGACTCTAGTTACTTTAATTGCCATCCCCACAATTTCCAGTATTATCGGTGGTTGGAGATTTACCAAACAACCTTTACAACTAATTCGCCTATTTTATGGTATAGAAGCACCACTGTTTTTATTGTGTTTGTTGCGGTTATTTGTGATCCGAGAACTGACATCAGCCAGCAGCCAAATTCTGATAACAATGGGCGTATGTATAGCTGCTTTTACTGGAGAGTTATTTTGGGGTTATGCTGACCGACGTAAAAGTGGTTTGCAATGGGCACAAATGTTAGCCCATACATTAATGCTAGTATTTGGAATTTATGCGGGTGCGGTGTTGTTATTTTACGCCTTGCCTTTAGCAGTATTTCTGTTGCAAGAATTCCTCAAATTTGCATGGCTAAAACTATTATGGGATGTACTATATCACTCAGCTTTTGTGGGAGGGTTATTTATAATAATTCCTTGGCTGGCTATTGTTAGTTTCAGTGCCACATTGTTTATTGCAATGCCATCGGCGTTAACAGCAATGTATGTACATTCAGGAGCAAAAATTTTAAGAGCCTTTGCTTCAGAACATGGTAAGAATAAAACATTTGCTGGTGCTGGTGCAGTTATTGTGGCGTTTGCAGTTACTTTTGTATCTTTACAACAACAACCCCAAGTATTAGCTTTTTCACTCTTAGCTAATGCACCTACAAATGATAGCGATCGCCAAACGCTCGTAGCCAAATCAGAACAAATTCGTACAGGATTAGTTAATGCTTATTTATCTTCTTACCGCTACCTTAGCAGCAAGCAAGAAAATAACCATATCAGTGCTATGTATCATCATTTATTAGGCTTAGATAAATCGGCCACTGATGGATTGCAAGCAACTTATAACTTTCTGATGTCACCATTTTTATATAATGGTTCTGACAAAGATACCGCCAAGGCAGAGAAACTTTACGCCGATTTTTTTGATACACCTCTACAAAAAGCAGAAAAAACAGCAGTTAGTCACGCAGTACAATCTACTTTTAATGAACAAGAAGTTAAAGCAGGTTTATTAAATATCAACGAAAAAAAAGTTTTATTAGTATCACAAGAAGTCACAGTTAAAGAACATGGTGATTGGGCTGATGTGGAATTATACGAAATTTATAAAAACCAAACACAAGAAGTTCAGGAAGTTTTTTACTCCTTTTCTTTGCCAGAAAGCGCTGTAATTACTGGCTTATGGTTGGGAGATACTAATAAATTAGACCAACGTTTCCCTTTTGTTGTCTCTCCTCGCGGTGCTGCCCAGAAAGTTTATAATTCTCAAGTTAGACGTTCACGCCCTATAGATCCGGCTTTGTTGGAACAAGTAGGGCCGAGACATTATCGCTTACGGGCTTTTCCTATTCCTCCAAAGAATGTACAACAAATACAAGGGCAACCACCACTCCCCACAGAAATGCACCTATGGTTAACTTACAAAGTGCTGGGACAAGACTTGGGTTGGGAAATGCCCGATTTAGGGGAAAGACGTAATATTTTCTGGACTAATCAAACCAAGCGTATCCGCAACGGCAAAGAAATCGGTTTGAAAGACGATGCTTGGTTAGAAAAATTCATAAGAGCAAGTGGAAAAGTTCAACCTGTATTACATGAAGTAAATTTAGAGTCTGGCTACAAAATATTAGCTAAACCCTTATCTAGTCAAGATTACACCTTACCCAAAGTCCAGCGAGTTGCTGTAGTTCTCGATACTTCTCGCAGCATGGGGGAACATATTAAAGAATTGCTGCAAACATTATCATGGTTGAAACAACACAGCTTTGCAGATAATGATTTGACAAACAACGATGCAGATTTATATCTCAGTGTTTCTCCAGGTGCTGCACCCAAACGCTTAGATAATCTCCAGCAATTCCAACCGGAAAAAGTCGCCTTTTACGGTACAATTCAACCCCAAGAAATGCTGACACAGTTTAACAATTTGCGTGGAGATACAGCTTATGATGTCGTTTTGTTGTTGACTGATGAAGGCAGTTATGAATTATCGAAGAACAATAAAACCGTCCCTAATACGCCTGCGCCTTTGTGGATGCTACATCTAGGTGGATTACCTGGGGCTTATAATGATGGCATGATTAAATTATTACAAGATAGTGGTGGTGGAGTTGCTGTTAATATTTCTGAGGTGCTACAACGAATTGCTACTAAATCAGTTTTAGGCAACTCTGTTGTGAGTGTTGTTAATGGTTATGCTTGGTATTTGCAAACATTAGACACAGCAATTGCAAGTAGCAACCAACAAGATGATTTCTTGCCATTAGCAGCCAGACAATTAATTTTAGGGTTGAGTAAAAAAGTTACGTTAGACAACCTCAAAGGTTTAGATGCGATTCACGGCGTAGCCAAAAAGTATAAGATTGTCAGCCCTTATTCTTCGATGTTGGTATTAGTCAACGATGAACAAAGACGGTTACTCAAAGAAGCAGAAGCCCAAAGCGATCGCTTTGACCGTAAAGTTGAGAACGGGAAGGAAAATCTCTCTAAACCCGTTAATCCTTTGAAAGTTAGTGTACCTGAAGCATCAGGGGGATGGTTTTTAGGTGTGAGTGCGATCGCTTTATTCATTCTTGTGAAGCGTCGGCGTTAA